The genomic interval AGATCAGGTCTTTGTAGTCACGAAGTTCCTCAGGCGTCGCTTTCTCCCTCAAAATCGCGATGGCCTGATTGATTGCAGTGAGGGCGATCGTCAGCACCTCGTTCGCTGTTTTGTCACTACTATTGATTTGCTTCAGGACGAACTGCCGCTTCGCCGAGTGACCAAACAAAGCATGAACGAGAGGATTATCAGGATATTTGCTCGTGGCCCCCGCTAATACTTGTCTCAGGACAACCGATTCCAACTGGTCAGAAATAAATCCGGTTTCGGCCATCGATACGGCAGTAGCGCTCCAGGTCACTGCCGTGGCGAGGGTCAGCAATTCCTCAACGGTGTAACCGGCGGTGTAATCAATCTTGTCGTAGTCATTCATGTGGGTTTGAAACACATCGTCTTTAATCCAGTCCAGCGTGGTTCTAATGTTGTGGGCTGGTGTGGGCATGAGGCTCAAGTACATCATCTGACGAATGGTTTGTCCGACAGAGCCGACGATTTCGTAGCGATCGAAGACATTGGCCACCGCCGTTCCCATGCCGAGTTTCATGACCGTTCCTCGCAGGCCCACGTCGGTCAGGGGTAAGGAGTCCTTTTGTTGTGCTGTTGCCATCAACGCTTGAGCGATCGCCCCGCCCTGCTGATAGGCGACCTGAGCGGTGGCCGGGAGCGGCTCATCTGGCCCCTCTTCCGGTGCAATGACCGCGCAATCTCCGGCAGCAAAAACCTCTGGATGTGCCAGCAACTGTAGCGTCGGCTTCACCAGAAGCTGACCTCTTTTTGCCCGTTGGCTGTCTGGAATGGGGAGCGCTTGCACCAACGGATGAACCTTTGTCCCAGCGGTCCAAACAACGGTGTGGGCAAACAAGCGTTCTGGCTGATCATCGCGCCTATATTCCACCCCATTCGGACGCACTGCGGTCACCGTCGCGCCCACTATCAGCTCCGGTTGAATCACCCGATCTTCCATAGCCGCGATGACTGTATCTCGAAGACGACTATTCACATCACCGTTGAGAATGTCACTACGGTTGAGCAACACGATGCGAATGTCTTCTCGGTTGCTGACTATTTCATGAATTGTTTCACCGGCTATTTCACGGGCCACATCCCCATACCATCGCGGCATCAGGTCGCCTAGGGTCAGGGTCAGCTCGACGCCAACTGGGCCACCCCCAACAATGGCTATCGTCAGCAGCGATTGCCGCGCCTTGGCCGATGGCTGCTGCACGGCTTCTCGGCATCGCGCCATGAGATGCTGCTTTAAAGCATCCGCCTCGGCCTTGCTGTGAAATGTAAAGGCATGTTCGGCGGCACCCGCTGCAAAAAATGCCGGGACACTGCCGGGTGTCACCACCAAATTGTCATACTCTTGGACAGTGCCATCGGCTAAGTAAACCTGACGCGACTCTAAATCAACCGATGTGACCGTGCTTCTGATGAAAGAAATGTCGCGACCCTGCAGCAATCCGACGTACACAGGATGGATTTGATAGGATTGCATCTCACCGCTCATGTAGTCGTACAACAGCGGCTTGAAACAAAAGCGCTCGTTCCGGTCAATCAGAACAATGGGATGTGGATAGCCTTGGTTGGTCAGATGTAAAGCGGTAAAGAGTCCGGCAAAGCCGGCACCGATGATGATAGTTGGAGCCTTGGATGAAGTCATAATCACTCTGTCATTGTCAATGTGGGTAAAATGCTGCGGCTGTCTCAGTCCGGGACAGCACGCTTGAAGAGGCGGTGAAGGGGCGATTTTGGTAGCCCATAAGATTCCTCAGGAACCTCATGAGCACCCGTCATCGGGTTGTCACCCGAGCTGCTGAAGCCGGTAAAACTTTTAGGCTTTAAGCGGACGCTCGGCCCGCATTAGGGCTGGCTATATTGCTGCACAATGCTGAATTGAAAGGGATCTGATGCCAGCTGATTGAGATAGGCTTGGTTGAGAAAGGCGCTGTAATCAGGCAGCTCGCTCAGGTGACGATTAAAAAAAGCGAGGGTGAGCGCCTGTAGGGCCGGTTGCGCTGAAGCCGGATCAGGTCCGACTAGAAAATCAGGGGCCGGCAACACCTGCTCACCAAAATCGAGCGGCGTAAAATGAGTTGCATTCTCAATTACGACGAGATATTTGTCTTCAGCCGATATTGACTCAAAGGGTTCGATCTGTTCGGGCAAGGCGGGGACAAAGTAATCATCGGTGGCGGCCACGAGTAACGTCGGCACTGACAATGCCCCCATCCCTTTAGACCCAAACAGGTGGCTAGTGAGGGGATTAATGGCCATCACCGCCTGCACGCGATCGTCTTGCACGTCGAAATTAGCCGTTTCTGGCAGTTCTAAAAACCGACATTGCAGCAGCATCGACAAATTTAGCAGGGGCTGCTCGGCGACCGTATCACCACAAACTTCAGTCAGTTGGTGACGTTGCAACTCAGCCCCGGCAGCAGCGAGGGCAGTGTACCCCCCGAGAGAGTGGCCGAGCACGCCAACCGACTCTAACGTGAGCCGTTGCAGTTCCGATGTTTGCTCCAATGCATCGAGCAGCGCTGAAACATCCCGAGGGCGGTTGAGCAATGACTGGGGGTCCGGTGGGCCTTCGAGCCCGGTCAGAAACCGCTCAAACTTTTCGGTATTGGTATCAGCATGATCTAAAACGGCGACGGCATAACCGTGGGAGGCCAGATGTTTGGCTAGGTAAGCAAAAGCTTGGCGATTGGAAGCTACCCCGTGGGAAATGACAATCACTGGTGTTGCTGAGGTGCGATCGGGGAGATACAGATCGGCTACTGATGGCGCTGGCCGCCCCGGGTTGATGAAGGTCACCGTTTCCCGGCGCCAGGGATAAACGCCTGATTGACGCAAATCACCGGTGCTAGTCGAGACTAGCTCAGCACTATTCTCAGCTTGGCTCTGGGCCTGCTGCTGCAGGTGATCGATCACCTCGGTTTGACGCCGAAAGATGGCCTGGTTTTCAGCCACCACCTTTTGCACGAGTGGCAGATTGAGCTGAATCGTCTCCAAGGGAAACTGCTGGATGACGTTCAAGACAGTCAGCCCGGCCTCGTCTGCCGCTGCTAAAGTTAAGGCCGCTCGGATAGCCTGGGCCCCATTAGCGCCGCTCTCAGTCTGGATAATCTGGCCCAGTCGATGCAGCAGCTCGGCCCCAACATCGCTGTAGCTGAGCCGTGACATCATCACCACATCAATGTCAAAGTCGGTATTCAGGAATTCCTGTAGTGACGTTAATTGCTCTTCATTCAACCGTGCCGCTAGCAGGCCATCGGCATCGGTCGCGGCTCCGTCGATCGCGATCGCTTCCAACTCTTCTACCGGAATGGTGGCCTCAAAGGGGCCGTAGAAAAATTGAATCCGCTCGGCCCCCCACACTGGTAGGGTCGAGATCGCCCCGGCCCCGAGCCCCAACCAGAGAGGGAGCATCGAAAATTTTCTAAGGCGATGAAAGCGGGTTTGCAGGGTCAGTAGCATTGTTTTCCTCCTAGAGTCGCGGTGATTAGAACGGTAATGGTCAAGATGAGCCGGTTGTGAGCTTCTAGCCAGGGGTGGATAGTGACAAGCGTCATTGGTATTTTTTTGCCGTAAGGTCAAACGTCCGTTTTATTTGAATCGAATCAAAGAATATTTGGGGGCAAGTTTGACTGCTGGCGAAATCTTGCTGGATACGCTCCTGTAGAGCTTGTAAAAAGTGCAGTGTGGCATAGGCCCTTTCGGGCGAACAACACACCACTTCGCCATTAAATTCAATCGAATAAGTGCGGTGGGACAGTTGAGTCACGGGTTTGACCTCAGCGCCAACGGTCAGTGCTTGAGTACTGAGCAGTTCGATCTGCTTACCAATCCACATATCTAAGAGGGGGTCGCAGATCATTGAATCGGGGACAACATTCATGATGAAGGCTCTATTGCGGTGAGAGGATAGGTCGGTCGAGAGGGGGTGAATAAGACGGGTCGAGGTGCTCGGGGCTGTCATCATTTAGCGGTCAAATTCCCTGAGGGAGCGGGCAACAGTCCCGAGCTGGTTGAGGTGCGGGCGTGGTCATGCTGAGCCTTGAAGGCTTCTGGATTAAATGGATGATGCGCCCTAGTGCAGCGCCAGCTTTAAATTTGTGACTTCCGTAGGTTGGGTAGAACGCAGTGAAAC from Leptolyngbya sp. SIO1E4 carries:
- a CDS encoding NAD(P)/FAD-dependent oxidoreductase, which codes for MTSSKAPTIIIGAGFAGLFTALHLTNQGYPHPIVLIDRNERFCFKPLLYDYMSGEMQSYQIHPVYVGLLQGRDISFIRSTVTSVDLESRQVYLADGTVQEYDNLVVTPGSVPAFFAAGAAEHAFTFHSKAEADALKQHLMARCREAVQQPSAKARQSLLTIAIVGGGPVGVELTLTLGDLMPRWYGDVAREIAGETIHEIVSNREDIRIVLLNRSDILNGDVNSRLRDTVIAAMEDRVIQPELIVGATVTAVRPNGVEYRRDDQPERLFAHTVVWTAGTKVHPLVQALPIPDSQRAKRGQLLVKPTLQLLAHPEVFAAGDCAVIAPEEGPDEPLPATAQVAYQQGGAIAQALMATAQQKDSLPLTDVGLRGTVMKLGMGTAVANVFDRYEIVGSVGQTIRQMMYLSLMPTPAHNIRTTLDWIKDDVFQTHMNDYDKIDYTAGYTVEELLTLATAVTWSATAVSMAETGFISDQLESVVLRQVLAGATSKYPDNPLVHALFGHSAKRQFVLKQINSSDKTANEVLTIALTAINQAIAILREKATPEELRDYKDLIYAGCDRVARAAGDGPLDKRRIDPAEAAVLAEIKTALN
- a CDS encoding alpha/beta hydrolase: MLLTLQTRFHRLRKFSMLPLWLGLGAGAISTLPVWGAERIQFFYGPFEATIPVEELEAIAIDGAATDADGLLAARLNEEQLTSLQEFLNTDFDIDVVMMSRLSYSDVGAELLHRLGQIIQTESGANGAQAIRAALTLAAADEAGLTVLNVIQQFPLETIQLNLPLVQKVVAENQAIFRRQTEVIDHLQQQAQSQAENSAELVSTSTGDLRQSGVYPWRRETVTFINPGRPAPSVADLYLPDRTSATPVIVISHGVASNRQAFAYLAKHLASHGYAVAVLDHADTNTEKFERFLTGLEGPPDPQSLLNRPRDVSALLDALEQTSELQRLTLESVGVLGHSLGGYTALAAAGAELQRHQLTEVCGDTVAEQPLLNLSMLLQCRFLELPETANFDVQDDRVQAVMAINPLTSHLFGSKGMGALSVPTLLVAATDDYFVPALPEQIEPFESISAEDKYLVVIENATHFTPLDFGEQVLPAPDFLVGPDPASAQPALQALTLAFFNRHLSELPDYSAFLNQAYLNQLASDPFQFSIVQQYSQP